Below is a window of Macadamia integrifolia cultivar HAES 741 chromosome 8, SCU_Mint_v3, whole genome shotgun sequence DNA.
TCTACTGCTGAACTGATGTGGTTGCGTTCGTTATTCTTGGAATTGGGATTTCCAGTAATCAAGCCCATGCAGAtgcattgtgacaaccaagctgctaTGTATATTGCTAGCAATCCgatcttccatgagaggaccaaacatatagaggtgaactgtcactttgttcgtgatgctattctaaagaagctgattgagactccgtttgtttcatcaaagaatCAGTTGGTTGATATATTCACTAAGTCCTTACTTCCTCCTAGCTTTCGCAGTGGTTGTAACAAGCTGAGCATGGGAGatttatatgctccagcttgagggggagtgttagattTAGTGCCATTCCCAAACAGGGAATAGCACTAATCAGCGCCTACGATAGGGATAGAAATGTCCTTGTCTTGTTTGTTTGGGTATTTTTGGGTTTGTCCTTCATGTAAGTGGGGGGCtcttttatctttcttcttgacctaATGTTATATATACAATAAGAGAATCTGAGATTAGATTCATATTGAATTAATCTCAGGTTGCTCTCCATTCTTAAGACTTCCTCTGgttacttcttcttcctcttctcttctctttttttcctctttttcttcttgtttctggttttctggtttagctaCAGTCTCTAGAATTGTAACAGTTTTGGTTAttggaagaataaaaaagagaggaagagaaggccAGATTTCTACTCAAGACTTCAAACCCAAGCACCACCAGCTAGCAGAAATAGCACCAGCCATCGGTCCACCAAATCAAAAACCATAGCTTAGAAAACAACACCATACCCTCAAGTACAGTTGTAGAGGTAAAGATTGAACATGCAGAGAACCCTCCCTCTCCGATAGCAGTAAAAATATGCAGGTGTTCTCAGATTGTCCTATTTagtaaacaaaaacataaacctGCATTTATGCTTACAGGCCACCACTCACTAATTGAGATATAATGACCTTATCTTAAcatcatcaagtcataaaatatttcaattttgtGACTGAAACCCCCAATAACTTGTCCAATTTGGTTATTGCATTCAAACTCTGCTTCTATCTTCCAAAGTAGACCTGAGATATTTCTCAGCATGTGGTGAATCCTTAACCATGTCCCGTATCCAAGCTACTATGCCCTCCACcaggggggaaaaaaataaaaaaagaggctACTATGCCCTGTATCAAGTAcgacctcgaatagagctgattgggaGGTAAGGATCGATGTAGCCGATTCCATTTATTTGGGGTAAGACTGAGTTGTTGTCAGTGttggttttttgttgttgtataatGCCAAAAAGTGGTTTAGGAATAAAAATTACCAATGTTAGATGTTGTTTTTTTAATGCAAGTCCGAGACCAAAATATGACAGTAACCAGTAGATATTATTTCCCCCTAAATGAGGTTGCATTCATAAAAGTCCCTAAGCATTTCCAATAAAGTAAAGAGACCCAAAGAATGGAACTAAACTTCAGTTCTTTCAAATTAAATCTTACTTCTTCGATGCTTGTGCTGTGATCGGTGGACAGCTGCAATGCAGTCAACCTCATTCTTTCAGCAGAAGCCTTGTTTGCCAACCTACCCAcctcatcaccaccaccattgGACTCTTCTACAATACCCTCCATATCTGCACTATCATTCCCTTCCCTTTGATTACTACTACCATCAATTGCCTGTGGCTCATACTGGGCCACAATCGCACGACTATCACCCACGTTCATCACATACACATCCTCATCTCTCATCAATACAGCCAACAAACACGAACCCATTAAAGCCAACTCCGGGTATCGATCAAGAACCTTATCTGTCATCTCCAAGTATGCAGACTCAGTGACCTCAAGAGCTCTTGATAAAGCCCTCAAAACTGATTCATGATCAATGGGACCCACCGTACGTTTCCTGAAACTCCTGCAAGTTCTCCCATCTGCTCTATTCTCAACCtcaatcttctctttctcttcccaaTCGTATCTCCAAGGGAACAACTGTCTGCTCTGTCCCCCTTCCTTACTGCTCCTGGAGAACCCATATCTCAACTTCGACAACAGCAATGACCTTCTTCTCCTGCCTGAACCGGCATTACTAACCTGGAGCGCATCATCCACGGAGAACGCAAACCGCTCCGATCCAGAAAGGTCAAGCCCATCATCGGCGCCATCTTCTGCAAGAAACTCCCAAAGAGGTTTTCTCACAGACCCCCTCTTCTGCTCCGGCTGAAACGTCACTCGCTTCACCGGCACCTGCGGATCGTTGAGCCCCTGCGACGACGGCTGCTGTTCCGGTTCCGGTTCCGGTTCCGGTTCCAGTTCCGGTTCAGTCAGTGAAATACCATCTCTGCCCTCGCCTTCTTGTTCTCGTTGTTCTTGTGGAGCTGTAACTATCAAGCGATCATGGTCGTCATCATTCTTCCAAAACAATCCATGGAGCTCATTAAAGACAGCACGGTAGAGATTACTCATCAAGAATTCCGGCGCATCTGGGCCATTGAAGCCATCATAGATCCCGACGAAGAGCCACCCGTGTTCTTCAGACACCACCACGTGAACCCGATCTTCCCCGGCCTTCCCATGGGCCCACTGTACACTATCATTCTTCCCCTCCGACTCACCACTACCACCGTAAGCCGCCGTCGCTGCCGCAGCAGACTGGGCTTCTTTCCGTCCGACGAAATTCAGAACGGGTACGACCCAGGGTCTCTTCTTGTCCGAAAAGCTCCGGTAAAAAGCCTTCCGGATATCCGAAATacccttctttctcctcctgTTTACGTAAAGGCCACCAAGCGGAGCTGAGAAGTGAACCCCGCCACCGTCGGAGGCGGCGTTCACATCGAGCGGACCCGACAGCGCACCTCGCTCAATCGGACCAGACATGAAGTATCCCCGGTCGATCGGACCGGAAGCGTCGCCACAACCACCGCGAGGGACAGGTTGAAGCGGAAGAGCAGTAAAAGAAGATGTGCTCTCAAAGCCATTGACGATGGTGCTGGACCTTGAAGCAACACCGGCAGTAAACTCAGTGGCGTCGTCATAGATATGGTCGTGTTGGAGGACAGTTCGGGGAGCAGAAGTGTTGGCACTGACGGAAGCGCCAGAGATGGACTTGAACAAAGTGGTTTTGGGGtcgtgagagggagagagacggAGAGAGTTAGAGGGTGAGAGACGGTCTGAGTTTGAAGGTGAGAGGAAGCGAGCAGAAGAAGGAACGTAGCAGAAGCTGTGGCCTAGGGTTTCGTCGAGGGGCTCTGAAGCTGCGAATATCAAATCCGCTTGGTGGCTTTGATCGACCGGTTTCAGACACGGCAAGAGACGCGAAAATCCGCCTCCCATCACATTTGATTCTGTTCCTGGTTTTTCCCCTCCGATGGATCAGAAAAGCTCTCTTTCCCGACAACTGTTGCTATACTACTAACGACAACATactagagagggagagagaatggcagtttaggtttggttttatatttttttcattttaatggcGGATACTGTTAAATGTCACTGATGTGGTGATAGTTGTGCTTGTAGTTTGACAGAGAATGCCCATGGAGTGGATGGATGGGTTGCTTGAAATTTGAGGGAGAGAATTGTCATTTTTGTGTGAATTGATAAATGGCGCCAAGAGTATGAGGCAGAGGGTTAAATTGgtacaataataataatccatCGAGATTCTGAAGTGGGGGTGGGTAAGGAAAAAAcaggcaaaaaataaaaagaatttcaGTTGCCGAGGTCAGAAAGGGAAAAAGTGATTTATTATGTTTTCGTTGTAGGGGTATCGACCCAGTTTGACCGCTTGTGCCACGTTAGTTGTCCGCATCATAAAGGAAGAAATTGCGGCTTTTCCTATCGTCCACTTTTTTTCTGACCCCTCCTGATTCTTATATTCTTATATTGACGAATATGTCCTGAGTAAACGCTTTTTCATTCCAGTGGAAACccaactgtttttttttttttttgccctcttttttccattttcccccctttttaaagGAATTGGAGGGAGAGAGTGGTAGAACGGCAGACCCTCTAGGGCATACAACACAATTGGGCTCTCAATGCTGTgagtaattttttgttttggtaccTTATAGCTGGATActtatatgaatttttttttttttggtacaaattATATGTATATAATAAGCTCTCTCTTTTTATATTTAGTGCTCAAATTTTATCCTTAAGTGGGCTCCATAAAAACctgtctttttctttcttataaaaTTTCAATCCATATGAACTTTCATATAAAAGTCAATATATGATTGAAAATCAACATTATctagacccaaaaaaaattaacattacgGATCACATAATGTAAGATGATTGAGATGAACCATGAAATTTAGTATGTAGGTAATCAAGAGGGTGATATTAAAACAAAAGTTCAATGTATGGCTTTTTAGTGGTACttctaaatttcaatttttatattttgttttcataCGTGATGGATTTGAAACATTGTTtgactatttttggattttcataTCTTCTATTTGGACTATAGACTCcattggttttttcttttttcttttttctttattattattaaaagttCATACTTATCATTTTTGTCCATTCATGATTTAAATTTTGATACAATTTATTAAGGATATGTCCACACTCCTacagttggttttgatgataataaacatatgaaggtatttcacaatttttcttcaagtgttgttttgtagagacttcctATCAAAGGTCGAatctttgccaaaaaaaaaaatatcaaatgttGAATGTgatgaataaaaagaagaaatgaagattaaaGTCATTAAATGAGGAGCATCAACAAGTTGGTATCACCTTGAAGAAGGTATCAAGACTTTATAGGATCAAGTCCTCAAAGTGTCAAAGCTTGAAGCGAATTAAAGTACACTAAAGATAGCAAGAATTTAAGATTAACATGAAGACTCTTGAGGAATAACtacaagaagaatagaagacTTTAAGTGTAGCTCAACGTAATAGTGCACACATCATACACAAGCACTACACTGCATCTCATAAGCATACATTACATACTGCATTCTTTAGTTTATATTAATTTAGAATGACTTTAAGATATAACTTGACCAAGTGTAAAGACCTAAAAGCAGTTAAAAACATGTTAGGAATAACATGGCTTAAGAAATTATTGAGAAAATAGCACTGACCTTATTCAATGGGCTTTTTGGTCAACCTTAAAATAGGAGATGTTTCCTTCATGAAATTTGTACAGATTCGAGTTATGAGTCCAACGTAATTTGAATCTGGTCAATCTGATGTCGGACCAGAAAGTTAAGGTGAAAATACTGATGATAGGTCATATTTTCAGAACCTTGTCAAACTGGTCTTGGCTAAACCTGTAAGCGATTAATCGACTGAAAGCCTTGATCAATTGGTACATATCCAGACAATGTGTCTAGTCAACTAGTGACAGACCTGCTAGCTGACAATTGGCTCTAACGACTAATTTTTGCCCAACGACTCTTTGACGGTAGATCAGTAGACCCAAAAAGTGACCGTTTGAGTGTGATTTCTTACTTATTTTTCATCCataatctcacctataaatacctctaatgctatttattaattaacaattaatcatatttttaaaggaacattatttgagcattagaagtgagattaATCTAGACCAtatcttgagttcaagttcttcatttttcattcaagaggaactcaagattATCtgcaagtcttcatctacatcttggcatttgcATTGCAAGTATTAAGAAGACTTCAAGTGTGCATTATTTTATATCattacatttcattcatgcaCCACACAAAAGGTAGCTCTAAACCTTTCTATTCCactttgaatttgtttttgtcCAAGAGTTGGGTTAACTCTAGAATTTGACACCTTGTTTACACATTGTTCTAAACCATACTTAGACAAGTGTGTGGGACCCTCTTATCCTTAAGAGATtataaggaccctctcatctttaagagattgtaaaaactctctcatccttgaaagagattggaaggactctctcatccttgaaaATATTATAAAGACTCTCTCATCCTGGAAAAAAACTATATGGATCAtgttatccttaaaagagtttgTAAAGATTTTCTTCCATCCCCACCTTTTGTACTAAAAAtgaagaactagtggaataccttacaagtgaaACTTGTAGAGAGTAGACTAGATGCAAATTGAGTCGAACCATTATAAACCTTACTATTGTATGATTATGTCTATCTTATAATTCCGcatttttaatttacaatcactTTTGGGAATCAttaattgaaaatatttaaaCTCCACTAGTATAACTTATTCACCCTCTTTAGgttatttcataattttcattttatggtAACGAAATCTTAGTACAATTGACAAGTGAGTTTTGATTAGATTCAGCTCATAATGAGCAACATGTGTACAAGATCTAAGAACCACTTGAAATTACATATGATGGAAATAAAACTAAACcataatttatt
It encodes the following:
- the LOC122086558 gene encoding protein phosphatase 2C 29-like isoform X1, whose protein sequence is MGGGFSRLLPCLKPVDQSHQADLIFAASEPLDETLGHSFCYVPSSARFLSPSNSDRLSPSNSLRLSPSHDPKTTLFKSISGASVSANTSAPRTVLQHDHIYDDATEFTAGVASRSSTIVNGFESTSSFTALPLQPVPRGGCGDASGPIDRGYFMSGPIERGALSGPLDVNAASDGGGVHFSAPLGGLYVNRRRKKGISDIRKAFYRSFSDKKRPWVVPVLNFVGRKEAQSAAAATAAYGGSGESEGKNDSVQWAHGKAGEDRVHVVVSEEHGWLFVGIYDGFNGPDAPEFLMSNLYRAVFNELHGLFWKNDDDHDRLIVTAPQEQREQEGEGRDGISLTEPELEPEPEPEPEQQPSSQGLNDPQVPVKRVTFQPEQKRGSVRKPLWEFLAEDGADDGLDLSGSERFAFSVDDALQVSNAGSGRRRRSLLLSKLRYGFSRSSKEGGQSRQLFPWRYDWEEKEKIEVENRADGRTCRSFRKRTVGPIDHESVLRALSRALEVTESAYLEMTDKVLDRYPELALMGSCLLAVLMRDEDVYVMNVGDSRAIVAQYEPQAIDGSSNQREGNDSADMEGIVEESNGGGDEVGRLANKASAERMRLTALQLSTDHSTSIEEEVLRIKEEHPDDSQCIVNDRVKGRLKVTRAFGAGFLKQPKLNNALLEMFRNDYIGTAPYISCCPSLCHHKLGASDRFLVLSSDGLYQYFTNEEVVSHIEDFMEKFPDGDPAQHLIEELLYRAAKKAGMDFHELLDIPQGDRRKYHDDVTVMVISLEGRIWKSSGKYL
- the LOC122086558 gene encoding protein phosphatase 2C 29-like isoform X2, which translates into the protein MGGGFSRLLPCLKPVDQSHQADLIFAASEPLDETLGHSFCYVPSSARFLSPSNSDRLSPSNSLRLSPSHDPKTTLFKSISGASVSANTSAPRTVLQHDHIYDDATEFTAGVASRSSTIVNGFESTSSFTALPLQPVPRGGCGDASGPIDRGYFMSGPIERGALSGPLDVNAASDGGGVHFSAPLGGLYVNRRRKKGISDIRKAFYRSFSDKKRPWVVPVLNFVGRKEAQSAAAATAAYGGSGESEGKNDSVQWAHGKAGEDRVHVVVSEEHGWLFVGIYDGFNGPDAPEFLMSNLYRAVFNELHGLFWKNDDDHDRLIVTAPQEQREQEGEGRDGISLTEPELEPEPEPEPEQQPSSQGLNDPQVPVKRVTFQPEQKRGSVRKPLWEFLAEDGADDGLDLSGSERFAFSVDDALQVSNAGSGRRRRSLLLSKLRYGFSRSSKEGGQSRQLFPWRYDWEEKEKIEVENRADGRTCRSFRKRTVGPIDHESVLRALSRALEVTESAYLEMTDKVLDRYPELALMGSCLLAVLMRDEDVYVMNVGDSRAIVAQYEPQAIDGSSNQREGNDSADMEGIVEESNGGGDEVGRLANKASAERMRLTALQLSTDHSTSIEEVFCPWLPGVFMYGVCLL